The sequence below is a genomic window from Flavobacterium lipolyticum.
ACTGAAAGTATGCCGTAGAATTGTTCTACTACAAAAGGTGCATTTTTGTGTATGTTACCAATGCTTTCGCCAATGGTAACCTGCTCTGATCCTACCGCGAAAAAAACGATCAGGGTATTAATGAATAAAAAGATCCATATCATTGGTGTTTGCAACCAATATTTTAATTCATATCGTATAAATTTCCACATAATTTTTTGTTTAAAAAGGGATAAAAGATTGACGTTTTTCAATACTGAGGGGCTACCAGACTAACTTTCTATAATCCTGGTAGTCCACCATTTTTTTCTTAAACTAATTCGTTTAATTTCGCGAAAAACACATCTTCGAGATTTTCCTCTGCCGGACTGAATCCGTTGTTCAAATGTGTATTCGAAAAAACGTGAATCAAAGGTTGTCCGCCAACTAATTTATTCGAAATGACTTTGTAGTCTTTTTGGTATTCAGGTAATTCCAGTTTGGTTACTTTTTTCTCCCAAACTTTACTTTTCACTTGCAATAAAGCATCATCAGTATTCCCGCTAAATAAAACTCTTCCTTGGTTCATTATCGCCATTTCTGTGCAAAGTTCACGAACATCCTGAACAATATGAGTAGAAAGGATAACCACAGTATTTTCACCAATTTCACTCAAGATATTATAAAAACGATTTCTCTCGCCAGGATCCAATCCTGCAGTAGGCTCATCTACAATAACCAACTGTGGATTACCTATTAAACATTGTGCAATCCCAAAACGCTGGCGCATCCCTCCACTGTAACTGCTCACAGCATTTTTTCGATGTTCCCACAGATTGACTTTGACCAGTAATTGTTCTATGATTTGTTTACGATCAGACTTTTTATCAAATCCTTTCAGCAACGCTAAATGATCCAGAAGTTCCACCGCTGAAGTTCTTGGATATACGCCAAATTCCTGTGGCAAATAACCCAGAACTTTACGAACCGCTTCTTTGTTGTTCAGTACGTCAATGTCTCCAAGAGTAACTGAACCGCTGTCAACATCCTGCAAAGTAGCCAGTGTTCGCATTAAAGAAGATTTTCCTGCTCCATTTGGTCCAAGTAACCCAAACATTCCTTTTTTAATATGAAGTGACACATCATTCAGTGCATGCACGCCATTACTGTACTTTTTGTCCAGGTTTTTAATGATTAATTCCATTGGTAAATTTATTTTTTTGGTTGATAATAAACACGTAAGACGTTAGTTAGATTCATTTGTTACAGTTTTGATGCAAGATTCATTTTTGGTTTGGAATAATCCCAGTTTTATTTCCCTCACAATGATTTACCCTTCTCGGAACCTTGCAATTCGCAACAAATATAATTTAACAAGAATTCACCTGTAATTAATTGTAATAATTGAAGCATCTGATGTAATAAATGAAGGGCATGATGCAATAAATGCTTGTACATTTTTGATCTGCTCTCTCCTACCGAGCTATATCCCTAAAATCCATACAAAATAAAAAGCCACTCCAATTAAGTAAACATGCCCCAAAAAGCTAGACACTATTTGGAGCATGTTCAAATTGAGTGGCTTTTTGTGAACGCAGAAGGATTCGAACCTTCAACCGTCCCGATAAAATCGGGATGCACTATCCGGCTCAGCTATCCACGAAAACTATATAAAACAAAAAAACCACTCGATTAGAGTGGCTTTTTGTGAACGCAGAAGGATTTGAACCTTCGACCGTCCCGATAAAAATCGGGATACACTATCCGCCTGAGCTATTCACGAAAACTATATAAAACAAAAAAACCACTCGATTAGAGTGGCTTTTTGTGAACGCAGAAGGATTCGAACCTTCGACCGTCCCGATAAAAATCGGGATGCACTATCCGGCTCAGCTATCCACGAAAACTATATAAAACAAAAAAACCACTCGATTAGAGTGGCTTTTTGTGAACGCAGAAGGATTCGAACCTTCGACCGTCCCGATAAAAAACCGGGACGCACTATCCGGCTGAGCTATCCACGAAAACTATATAAAACAAAAAAAAACACTCGGTTAGAGTGGCTTTTTGCTTAATCCCCAACTTTTGAACCTGATCCGATTTTTTCTTGTTCAGATTATCTAATCTTTTTGCTTAATCCCCAACTTTTGAACCTGATCCCTTTTGAACCTGATCCGCTTTTTGCTTAATCCCCAACTTTTGAGCCTGATCCCAACTTTTGAACCTGATCCATGCACTATCCGGCTGAGCTATCCACGAAAACTATATAAAACAAAAAAACCACCCGATTAGAGTGGCTTTTTGTGAACGCAGAAGGATTCGAACCTTCGACCGCCTGCTTAGAAGGCAGGTGCTCTATCCAGCTGAGCTATGCGTCCAATATTTTACAACTTTAACCGTTGTTTTTTCTTTGAGAACAACTTGAGCTCTCTTTTATTCGAAAAAAAACTTCAACTAGTACAACCAGTTGAAGTTTATTTAGTACTCAGAGCGGGACTTGAACCCGCACGAACATTGCTGTTCACTGGATTTTAAGTCCAGCGTGTCTACCAATTTCACCATCCGAGCATTATGTGGTACCTCCAGGGATCGAACCAGGGACACATGGATTTTCAGTCCATTGCTCTACCATCTGAGCTAAGGTACCTTTTTTATTTAAATTTTCATTTAAACAAAATTAGAATAAAAAACCCCGTTTTATTACGAACAGGGTTTTCAAAGAAAGGCGACGACATACTCTCCCACATAACTGCAGTACCATCTGCGCAGGCGGGCTTAACTTCTCTGTTCGGGATGGGAAGAGGTGAGCCCCGCCGCAATAACCACCTTAAGGTCATTAGTAATTAGTTATTAGCCCTTAGTAATTAGTCCCTAGACTCTTTACTAGCCACTCTTCACTAGTCACTTTCCGCGTGCGGACAATATTTTAACATACTGAGATAAAGAAACAAATAAGACTTCACTCAGCTCTGAGCTGGAGTCGAAGAGAGAAAGTTTCCTCCCTCCGATTGCTCGGAGGGAAAAGGGTGTACATAAGCTTACGGATTATTAGTACTACTCGACTATGACATTACTGCCTTTACATCTATAGCCTATCAACGTGGTCATCTTCCACGATCCTTAAAAGAAATCTCATCTTGTGGTGGGTTTCGCGCTTATATGCTTTCAGCGCTTATCCCTTCCAAACGTAGCTACTCTGCGGTGCCCCTGGCGGGACAACAGATACACTAGAGGTTTGTCCAATTCGGTCCTCTCGTACTAGAATCAGATCCACTCAAATTTCTAACGCCCACAGTAGATAGAGACCGAACTGTCTCACGACGTTCTGAACCCAGCTCGCGTGCCACTTTAATGGGCGAACAGCCCAACCCTTGGGACCTTCTCCAGCCCCAGGATGTGACGAGCCGACATCGAGGTGCCAAACCCCCCCGTCGATATGAGCTCTTGGGGGAGATCAGCCTGTTATCCCCGGCGTACCTTTTATCCTTTGAGCGATGGCCCTTCCATGCGGAACCACCGGATCACTATGCTCTACTTTCGTACCTGATCGACCTGTATGTCTCTCAGTCAAGCTCCCTTATGCCATTGCACTCTACGCACGGTTACCAAGCGTACTGAGGGAACCTTTAGAAGCCTCCGTTACTCTTTTGGAGGCGACCACCCCAGTCAAACTACCCACCAAGCACTGTCCTCTTCATCGAAGAGTTAGGCCTCAGATAAACAAAGGGTTGTATTTCAACAATGACTCCACAACGCCTGGCGACGCCACTTCACAGTCTCCAACCTATCCTACACATCATTTATCCAAGGTCAATACTAAGCTATAGTAAAGGTGCACAGGGTCTTTTCGTCCCACTGCGGGTAAACGGCATCTTCACCGTTACTACAATTTCACCGAGCTCATGGCTGAGACAGTGTCCAGATCGTTACACCATTCGTGCAGGTCGGAACTTACCCGACAAGGAATTTCGCTACCTTAGGACCGTTATAGTTACGGCCGCCGTTTACTGGGGCTTCAATTCAATGCTTCTCCGAAGATAACATCTCCTCTTAACCTTCCAGCACCGGGCAGGTGTCAGGCCCTATACTTCATCTTACGATTTTGCAGAGCCCTGTGTTTTTGATAAACAGTCGCCTGGACCTCTTCACTGCGGCCCCGATTACTCGGGGCGACCCTTCTCCCGAAGTTACGGGTCTATTTTGCCTAATTCCTTAGCCATGAATCTCTCGAGCACCTTAGGATTCTCTCCTCAACTACCTGTGTCGGTTTACGGTACTGGTACTAATTACCTGAAGTTTAGAGGTTTTTCTTGGAAGCCCTTAGGCGCACTATCTCTTTGTCCGAAGACTCCGAGTACTATCGTATTTCACCATTCTCTACGGATTTGCCTATAGAGAATATAGCTAGGTACTTCAACGAACTATTCCGTCAGTTCGCGGCGCTTTCATCACTCCGTCACCCCATCACAGTAATTAGTAGTACGGGAATATTAACCCGTTGGCCATCGACTGTCCCTTTCGGGTTCGCCTTAGGACCAGACTAACCCACAGCTGATTAGCATAGCTGTGGAAACCTTAGTTTTTCGGTGTGCGGGTTTCTCGCCCGCATTATCGTTACTTATGCCTACATTTTCTTTTCTAACCAGTCCAGCATACCTTACGATACACCTTCAACCCTGTTAGAATGCTCCCCTACCACTTTGTATTACTACAAAATCCATAGCTTCGGTAATATGCTTATGCCCGATTATTATCCATGCTCGTCCGCTCGACTAGTGAGCTGTTACGCACTCTTTAAATGAATGGCTGCTTCCAAGCCAACATCCTAGCTGTCTGGGCAGACAAACCTCGTTCTTTCAACTTAGCATATATTTGGGGACCTTAGCTGATGGTCTGGGTTCTTTCCCTCTCGGACTTGGACCTTAGCACCCAAGCCCTCACTGTTATCAATCATTATATAGCATTCGGAGTTTGTCAGGAATTGGTAGGCGGTGAAGCCCCCGCATCCAATCAGTAGCTCTACCTCTATATAACTAAAATAACGCTGCACCTAAATGCATTTCGGGGAGTACGAGCTATTTCCGAGTTTGATTGGCCTTTCACCCCTACCCACAGGTCATCCGAAGACTTTTCAACGTCAACCGGTTCGGACCTCCACACTGTGTTACCAGCGCTTCATCCTGCCCATGGGTAGATCACACGGTTTCGCGTCTAACACTACTGACTAAAGCGCCCTATTCAGACTCGCTTTCGCTACGGATCCGTGACTTAATCACTTAACCTTGCCAGCAACGTTAACTCGTAGGCTCATTATGCAAAAGGCACGCCGTCACCCCACTAAAGGGCTCCGACCGCTTGTAAGCGTATGGTTTCAGGATCTATTTCACTCCGTTATTCACGGTTCTTTTCACCTTTCCCTCACGGTACTGGTTCACTATCGGTCTCTCAGGAGTATTTAGCCTTAGCGGATGGTCCCGCCAAATTCAGACAGGGTTTCACGTGCCCCGCCCTACTCAGGATACCACTATCTATTATACTTGTTACCCATACGAGGCTATCACTCTCTATGGCTCGACTTTCCAGTCGATTCTGGTTCCTTGTACATAAAATGTCGTGGTCCTACAACCCCAACAATGCCGTAACATCATTGGTTTGGGCTAATCCGCGTTCGCTCGCCACTACTTACGGAATCACTTTTGTTTTCTTCTCCTCCGCCTACTTAGATGTTTCAGTTCAGCGGGTTTGCCCACCTATCGGTGTACTATGTCTTCAACATAGTGGGTTGCCCCATTCGGATATCTACGGATCAATCGATGTGTGCTCGTCCCCGTAGCTTTTCGCAGCTTATCACGTCCTTCTTCGCCTCTGAGAGCCTAGGCATCCCCCATACGCCCTTATTTTGCTTATTGTACCAATCTTGCTATAAAACAAGACCGTTTTTCTTTGTCTTTTGTTACGAATAACAAAAAACGCTTTCTACTTTCTTATTATTTTCTTATCTCAATATGTCAATGAACTTTGTTTCGCTTTAGGCTTTAAGCAATACGCTTTAAGCTTTTTAGCTTACGGCCTACAGCTTATAGCTTATAGCCCTTAGTGGAGAATAACGGAGTCGAACCGTTGACCTCCTGCGTGCAAGGCAGGCGCTCTAGCCAGCTGAGCTAATCCCCCATTTTTTAGTTGTCAGTTAACAGTTCTCAGTTAACAGTACTTAAAACGGTCACTCAACCTCTAAAATTTCCTTTTAAATTAAACTTACAGTCTTTTTAGTTATTAATTATCAATTGTTAATTATCAATTGTCAATTGTTTTAAAAAGTAGTCCCGGGCAGACTCGAACTGCCGACCCCTACATTATCAGTGTAGTACTCTAACCAGCTGAGCTACGAGACTCTGTTTTTACTTAATTCTTTTCATTTTTTTAAATTAACAGCAAGAGTAATACAATCTCCAATTCAGAGACCCATAAATAATCATCTTTTTTCCTTAACGTGCACTAGGCTAACATTAAGGCTCTAGAAAGGAGGTGTTCCAGCCGCACCTTCCGGTACGGCTACCTTGTTACGACTTAGCCCTAGTTACCAGTTTTACCCTAGGCAGCTCCTTGCGGTCACCGACTTCAGGCACCCCCAGCTTCCATGGCTTGACGGGCGGTGTGTACAAGGCCCGGGAACGTATTCACCGGATCATGGCTGATATCCGATTACTAGCGATTCCAGCTTCACGGAGTCGAGTTGCAGACTCCGATCCGAACTGTGACCGGTTTTATAGATTCGCTCCTGGTCACCCAGTGGCTGCTCTCTGTACCGGCCATTGTAGCACGTGTGTAGCCCAAGGCGTAAGGGCCGTGATGATTTGACGTCATCCCCACCTTCCTCACAGTTTGCACTGGCAGTCTTGTTAGAGTTCCCGACTTCACTCGCTGGCAACTAACAACAGGGGTTGCGCTCGTTATAGGACTTAACCTGACACCTCACGGCACGAGCTGACGACAACCATGCAGCACCTTGTAATTTGTCTTGCGAAAGATCTGTTTCCAAACCGGTCAAACTACATTTAAGCCTTGGTAAGGTTCCTCGCGTATCATCGAATTAAACCACATGCTCCACCGCTTGTGCGGGCCCCCGTCAATTCCTTTGAGTTTCATTCTTGCGAACGTACTCCCCAGGTGGGATACTTATCACTTTCGCTTAGCCACTGAAATTGCTTCCAACAGCTAGTATCCATCGTTTACGGCGTGGACTACCAGGGTATCTAATCCTGTTCGCTACCCACGCTTTCGTCCATCAGCGTCAATCCATTAGTAGTAACCTGCCTTCGCAATTGGTATTCCATGTAATCTCTAAGCATTTCACCGCTACACTACATATTCTAGTTACTTCCTAATAATTCAAGTTTAGCAGTATCAATGGCCGTTCCACCGTTGAGCGATGGGCTTTCACCACTGACTTACTAAACCGCCTACGGACCCTTTAAACCCAATGATTCCGGATAACGCTTGGATCCTCCGTATTACCGCGGCTGCTGGCACGGAGTTAGCCGATCCTTATTCTTACGATACCGTCAAGTCCCGACACGTCGGGGTGTTTCTTCTCGTACAAAAGCAGTTTACAATCCATAGGACCGTCATCCTGCACGCGGCATGGCTGGATCAGGCTTGCGCCCATTGTCCAATATTCCTCACTGCTGCCTCCCGTAGGAGTCTGGTCCGTGTCTCAGTACCAGTGTGGGGGATCTCCCTCTCAGGACCCCTACCCATCGTAGCCTTGGTAAGCCGTTACCTTACCAACTAGCTAATGGGACGCATGCTCATCTTTTACCGTTGTGACTTTAATAGTGATCTCATGCGAGACTGCTATGCTATGAGGTATTAATCCAAATTTCTCTGGGCTATCCCTCTGTAAAAGGTAGATTGCATACGCGTTACGCACCCGTGCGCCGGTCTCTACATCCGAAGACATATACCCCTCGACTTGCATGTGTTAAGCCTGCCGCTAGCGTTCATCCTGAGCCAGGATCAAACTCTTCATCGTATATTTTAATATTATATTGCGATGAATATCTATCGGTTCTTTTCGAATCTTACGATTCTATTACTCTTATTCTTTTGTTCCGATTTTCATCGAAACGGCTGTCAATTCAATATGTCTACGAACGTGTTCTTTTTATTGTTTCGCTTATCTCTCAAAGCGGATGCAAAAGTAGAAAACTTATTTCTAATCGGCAAGAGTTTTTTGAAGTTTTTTTTTTAGAAAATTTCTTTTCATTTTTAACTTCCCTCCTTACCAATCTTTCAATGAACTTCCCATGTTTTGCGGGGTGCAAATGTAATACCCGTTTTCGAATCTCGCAAGCTTTTTCGAATCTTTTTTTGAAAATTTCTTTTCGCCTTAACTCCTTTGCTTGTCAGTATTTCGGTGAACGTTTATCGCTGTTGCGGGTGCAAAAGTAGTCACTTTATCCGCTTTCACAAGCTTTTTCTAAACTTATTTTTAATCTTTTTTAAAACTTCTTCTTAACAGTCTGATAACACCTCTTTTACAAATTAAACTATTTTCAGGTTTGAAAGATTTTTCTTCTCTCAAATGAAACTCTTAGATACAAAGCCCCATTTTTACTGGGTTTTTACTAATCTCGCAATGACGCAAAGGCGCGAAGTTTTTGTTTTATGACCGATCTTTCCTTTGAAAACCCATCCCCTAGCCCCGATAGCAGTGGATAAAGGCTTCGACTTCGCTCAGCCGGACAAAATAACTCTTTACATTATAGTATAGAATCTCAAATACCAAGCTTCAACTTCGCTCAGCCGGACAGAAACTACTTTTCTTGCATTTTCGCTCAGCTGGACAGAATCACTCTTTATATATAGTATAGAATCTCGAATACCAAGCTTCGACTTCGCTCAGCTGGACAAAATCACTCCTTATATTATAGTATAGAATTCCAAACACCAAGCTTCGACTTCGCTCAGCTGGACAAAAACCACTCTTATATATAGGAACAAAAAACAAACCCTACAGATTTTAAAACCTGTAGGGTTGTTACTCTATATAAGCAGGTATTTAATTTAAACGATCAATAATTTCTTTTGTAATAAGAGTACATGCAAAATCATCTGGCTGACATGAAAAACATTGTTCTGCGAGTATCATTGTTTTTGCAAATAAAGATAATCAGTAGTAGTACTGACATCACGCAATCGAACTTGAGAATTATTAAACTCAAACAACTTCCAGTTTCGATTCAATTTATTTAGTGGCTCTGAATTAAACTCTATTTTAACTTCTCTAACCCCATTTTGCAATGTGCTTTCCCATTGTCCAGTTTGTGATGCCGCTCCTTTAGTAGCCACTACAGATTTGTCACTTTTAAAAACAAATGAATAACCTGTATAAGAGGGCGTCTTTTCTGAATCATCAAAAAAATATGGTATCTCCCAACTCCCCTTTGTTATGGTTTGCACAAAATCGAGTGTTACAAGATTATTTTCAGGAGCATTGTCAATGGCATATTTTATTGCATTCTCGAACTCTAAATTATTCGCAATTGATTTTGTTTGATTATTATAATCTGCTATCGAAATGGGATATCTTAATGAGATATACTGACTGCTATTCAAATTTTTTATAAAATTGAAGAAAGCCTGATCACTAATAATAGAAACAGAACTTGCAATTTGATTTGAACTGTTATAGCTATTAATCGTTATGGGATAATTAATGTTTAGTCCATTAATTTTAGACAACAAATCAGGGTTAAGATTCCAATAGTCGATTAAAGCTTTGAAGTCAGATTCAGCTGGTATGTTTTTTTCAATGTAATTATAATATACCATTTTTACAGGAAAATCTATTTTAACAATATCATCATCATATGCATTTGCATTTATATTGTCTGTGACTTTTTTATAATCGGCAGTGGAATTTATAGCAATTTTTACATTGTTAACCGTAACGGTATATGGCAACCTAATGGTACAATAACTCGATCCGTCGATCACATTATCCTGAACTGTTTGTACCATTGCAACCCTTTGCAGATAAGTAGCAAGTGGCGAAACATTTGTGACTGTTCCTTGTGCCGTATCGTCTTTCTCGTCTGTTTCGCTCTGACAAGACAATAAGAACAAGAGGACCACTATAGATAAATATTTTTTTAAAGGGAACATACTTATATTTTTACAAAGGTAACAAAAATTCAGAATTTGTTTTCTAATAAATCCTCGTCAGGGACTTCCATTTCATTTTATAAAACATTAATTATCAACAGAAATCAATATTTCCTGTTTGTATAAAACAATCAGCTTTGCTTTTACCCTACTTAAACCAAAAACAAATACTTTTGCAAGGTAACAACTGAAAAACGAAATGCCACAAAAAAACCAATCCAATACTTGCGACGAAATGATCTTTTCGAATTTTTTTAAAAGTCACATAAAGGCACTTCGCAATTTTCTTTTTTACAAATTTGGCAATATCGATCAAGCAGAAGATTTAGCCCAGGAGGCATTTGTAAAACTTTGGCAAAACTGCGCTTCGGTACCGCTGGAAAAAGCAAAATCATACCTCTATACGATTGCCAATAATAGCAGTCTCAACGCAATTGCACATCAAAAAGTTGTTTTGAGATATGAGAAAAACTTCAGCGGCTTAGATAAAACAAATGAAAATCCGGAATATATTCTGGAAGAGAAACAATTTCAAGCTAAACTTTTGAAAGCCATTGAAAATTTAAACGAAAAACAACGTATCGCTTTTCTGATGCATCGAATTGACGGAAAAAAATACAGCGAAATTGCCATAGCGTTAGATATTAGCATAAAGGCAGTTGAAAAACGTATTCATCTAGCTTTGTTAAGCTTACGCAAAGAAATTGATTTATAGAAGTAGGGTAAATTTAGATTCAATTGTTTTAACAACATAATACCAGCATAATGAAAAAAAATCGCTTATTAGCAAAATGGCTTAACAATGATTTATCTCAAGATGAATTAGCTGAATTTGAAGCAAGTCCCGATTTTGAAAAATACCAAAAAATCAAGAATTATACTACTCACTTAGAAGTAGGTGATTTGGATGAAAATGCCATGCTATCTAACATACTGAATCAGAAAAAGGCAACTCCAAAAGTAATTCCGCTACGCAAAAACTGGATGTTTCGAGCTGCCGCTGTCTTTGTGTTGGTACTCGGAATTACGTTTGTTATGAAACTTTTGATTCCTCAGACTCAAACCGCAAATTTTGGAGAGAAAACCACTTTTTCGTTACCCGATAATTCTGAAGTAGTCCTAAACTCCGGTTCTGAAATAAGGTATAAAAAATGGAACTGGACCAACAACAGACACCTTGAATTAAAAGGAGAAGCTTATTTTAAGGTGGCCAAAGGCCAACGATTTGAAGTACAGACCAGCCTGGGAAAAGTATCCGTTTTAGGAACTCAATTTAATGTTAAGGTAAGAAAAAACAAGTTTGATGTCGTTTGTTATGAAGGACGTGTAAGAGTGAATTATGCAAACACTCAAATTGTGTTAACTCACGGACAAAGCGTTAATTTTGAAAATGGCAAACAGGTAAACACCACTATAAACTCGTTAAAACCCGAATGGATTGACAATCAAATATATTTCTACCAAGAAAACATTAGAACGATACTGGACGAAGTTGAAAGACAATACAACATTACAATCGAACTAAATACAAAAGATACCACCTCTCTATTTACCGGAAAATTACCCGCTAAGGATTTAAATACAGCGATACAAATTATTAGTACAACCTATCATTTAGAGGCTAAAAAAGTCTCCAAAAATAAGATAATATTTGACGAGAAATAAATGTCATTCTCCAAACGGTTTCATTTTTTGTTTTTTATATTTTTTCTTGTCCTGAATGTTTTCTCTCAAGACAAAGGAAAAGCTGTGCCTTTTAAAAAAATTATAGCGACTATTGAAAAACAACATAAGGTAAGCTTCAATTACACAGAAGACAATATTAGCGGTCTACAACTAAATCCTCCTAAAAAATCGCTTACTTTAGATGAGAAACTACAATATCTGACAGAAAAAACGAATCTGTCGTTTGAAAACATAGAAAACCAATTTATCAATATTTATAAAAACGAAACCGAAGTCCCACTAATTTGTGGTTATGTTTTTTCTAATGACACTAAAAAACCTATTGAAAATGCCAATGTTAACCTGCTTAACAAAACTCAGGTTTCAACCGATTCCAATGGCTACTTTGAATTTAAAAAAGACTCCAAAAGCACCCTTCTGGTCAGTCATGTTGGCTTTATCACCAAAAAAATTGTAGTCAATAATTCCTCTTTCAAAAATTGCCTGCACATAACATTAGAGTCTGAAATAACAGAGCTTCAAGAAATTAAAGCCAATGCTATTTTAGCTTCAGGGATTTCAAAAAGCCCGGACGGATCTTTTGAAATTAAACCTAAGAAATTTGGTATTCTACCAGGACTTATAGAACCTGATGCTTTGCAAACCATGCAGCAAATTCCAGGTGTCAACAGTCTTGACGAAAGTGTTTCCAGCATTAACGTACGCGGTGGCACTCACGATCAGAATTTATTTTTATGGAATGGCATACGAATGTTCCAAACCGGACATTTTTTTGGCTTAATATCTGTTTTTAACCCCAATTTAGCACATACCATTTCTATTTACAAAAACGGGAGCTCTGCATTCTACGGTGAGAGTGTGTCCAGCGTTGTAGCCATTTCCTCTACTCCTGAAACAATTGAAAAAAATACTTTTAGCGCCGGAATCAATATGATAAACGCTGATGTTTACGCGAAGTACAATCTTTCCAAAAAGAGTTCTATCGAAATTTCGGCACGTAAATCGATTACCGATTTTGTAGAAACCCCAACCTATAAGGAATATTTTAATAAAGTATTTCAAAACACTACGATCACCGACTTTTCAGAAAAACAAAATATAAATTATCGCAGTGATAAAAAATTTAACTTTTATGATGCTACCTTAAAATATACGCACAAAATAGGTGCTAAAGATCAAATTGTACTCGATTTAATTACGATTAAAGACAACCTGGAAGTTTTTCAAAGTGCAACGGTATACAACATGAACAAATCGGAAAACAATGTTTTACGCCAACAAAATTATGGCGGAAATTTGTCGTGGAAAAGAAACTGGAACAACTATAATACAACCAAAATTAATGTTTATAATTCGGCTTATGAACTTTTGGCCAACCAAAAAACGACTATTGGAGATCAAATCGTGATTCAGGAGAATACGGTGAATAATAACGGAATTAATCTGGAAAACCACCATATTATCAACTCCCGATTTAGCTTTAGCGATGGCTATCAGTTCAACGAGATTGGTGTTGCTAATTTAGAACAAGTA
It includes:
- a CDS encoding ABC transporter ATP-binding protein, with protein sequence MELIIKNLDKKYSNGVHALNDVSLHIKKGMFGLLGPNGAGKSSLMRTLATLQDVDSGSVTLGDIDVLNNKEAVRKVLGYLPQEFGVYPRTSAVELLDHLALLKGFDKKSDRKQIIEQLLVKVNLWEHRKNAVSSYSGGMRQRFGIAQCLIGNPQLVIVDEPTAGLDPGERNRFYNILSEIGENTVVILSTHIVQDVRELCTEMAIMNQGRVLFSGNTDDALLQVKSKVWEKKVTKLELPEYQKDYKVISNKLVGGQPLIHVFSNTHLNNGFSPAEENLEDVFFAKLNELV
- a CDS encoding RNA polymerase sigma factor; its protein translation is MPQKNQSNTCDEMIFSNFFKSHIKALRNFLFYKFGNIDQAEDLAQEAFVKLWQNCASVPLEKAKSYLYTIANNSSLNAIAHQKVVLRYEKNFSGLDKTNENPEYILEEKQFQAKLLKAIENLNEKQRIAFLMHRIDGKKYSEIAIALDISIKAVEKRIHLALLSLRKEIDL
- a CDS encoding FecR family protein — encoded protein: MKKNRLLAKWLNNDLSQDELAEFEASPDFEKYQKIKNYTTHLEVGDLDENAMLSNILNQKKATPKVIPLRKNWMFRAAAVFVLVLGITFVMKLLIPQTQTANFGEKTTFSLPDNSEVVLNSGSEIRYKKWNWTNNRHLELKGEAYFKVAKGQRFEVQTSLGKVSVLGTQFNVKVRKNKFDVVCYEGRVRVNYANTQIVLTHGQSVNFENGKQVNTTINSLKPEWIDNQIYFYQENIRTILDEVERQYNITIELNTKDTTSLFTGKLPAKDLNTAIQIISTTYHLEAKKVSKNKIIFDEK
- a CDS encoding TonB-dependent receptor, with the translated sequence MFFIFFLVLNVFSQDKGKAVPFKKIIATIEKQHKVSFNYTEDNISGLQLNPPKKSLTLDEKLQYLTEKTNLSFENIENQFINIYKNETEVPLICGYVFSNDTKKPIENANVNLLNKTQVSTDSNGYFEFKKDSKSTLLVSHVGFITKKIVVNNSSFKNCLHITLESEITELQEIKANAILASGISKSPDGSFEIKPKKFGILPGLIEPDALQTMQQIPGVNSLDESVSSINVRGGTHDQNLFLWNGIRMFQTGHFFGLISVFNPNLAHTISIYKNGSSAFYGESVSSVVAISSTPETIEKNTFSAGINMINADVYAKYNLSKKSSIEISARKSITDFVETPTYKEYFNKVFQNTTITDFSEKQNINYRSDKKFNFYDATLKYTHKIGAKDQIVLDLITIKDNLEVFQSATVYNMNKSENNVLRQQNYGGNLSWKRNWNNYNTTKINVYNSAYELLANQKTTIGDQIVIQENTVNNNGINLENHHIINSRFSFSDGYQFNEIGVANLEQVTNPDFYRKVKDVLKTHALILEGKYNDTLSRIYFKAGARLNYIEKFKKYNIEPRIQFNYGINKSLNLELLAELKSQNSQQIIDLQKDYFGIEKRRWIVSNNSTIPIQRSKQVSLNLFYKKNNWLLDIENFYKKVSGIITSSQGFQNQLEFVRMTGDYEVFGTEMLVQKKMNHFLTWLSYTYNHNNYYFSNFEPPSFPNNFEVMHTVSWAGIYEKNNFKIALGTKWSSGRPKTSPDFSQINLSDPVLVYNKPNNTNVHIFSQVNISSTYKWETTNGIQYKLGLSILNILNRKNEISEYYRVSSLTNSIEEVETFSLQRTPNMSFRVSF